From the Methylobacterium currus genome, one window contains:
- the istA gene encoding IS21-like element ISMex13 family transposase, protein MVLLGELVMILDLHRQGLSVSAIARRTGRDPKTIRKYIERGLEPPAYGPRQPGRPSKLAPYLDYLRERITAFPDLSAVRLTRELRERGYTGAYTAVKRFAAAIRPPEAKPYEVRFETPAGQQAQVDFARFLVTFTDAPDTTCIVWLFSLVLGHSRHIEARFVLHQDLQTLLRCHMQAFTAIGGVPIEILYDRMKTAVTGEDADGHIVYNRSLLALAQHYGFLPRACRPYRAKTKGKVERPFSYIRQDFFLARSFRDLDDLNRQLRSWLDTVANVRLHGTTQRIVSEAFAAERPELQPLPALPFDALLTLERRVSHDGLVSIGGNYYSVPDRTRRVVEVHQLPDTIRILDGGRLVASHPILEGRRQYRIDPDHRQGTAARAMRHGHPDSLPIGRHGDHVARRSLAVYQAVGERLAGGIGGQR, encoded by the coding sequence CGCCGGACCGGCCGCGATCCGAAGACGATCCGCAAGTACATCGAGCGCGGCCTCGAGCCGCCGGCCTACGGCCCGCGTCAGCCCGGCCGCCCGAGCAAGCTCGCGCCCTATCTCGATTATCTGCGCGAGCGGATCACCGCCTTCCCCGACCTGAGTGCCGTGCGCCTGACCCGCGAGTTGCGCGAGCGCGGCTACACCGGTGCCTACACCGCGGTGAAGCGGTTCGCCGCCGCGATCCGGCCGCCCGAGGCCAAGCCCTACGAGGTCCGCTTCGAGACCCCGGCCGGCCAGCAGGCGCAGGTCGACTTCGCCCGCTTCCTCGTCACCTTCACGGATGCGCCGGACACGACCTGCATCGTCTGGCTGTTCTCGCTGGTGCTCGGCCATTCCCGGCACATCGAGGCGCGCTTCGTCCTGCATCAGGACCTGCAAACGCTGCTGCGCTGTCACATGCAGGCCTTCACCGCGATCGGCGGCGTGCCGATCGAGATCCTCTACGATCGCATGAAGACGGCGGTCACCGGCGAGGATGCGGACGGCCACATCGTCTACAACCGATCCCTGCTGGCACTCGCCCAGCACTACGGATTCCTGCCGCGCGCCTGCCGCCCGTACCGGGCCAAGACCAAGGGGAAGGTCGAGCGACCGTTCTCCTACATCCGCCAGGACTTCTTCCTCGCACGTTCCTTCCGCGACCTCGACGACCTCAACCGCCAGCTTCGGAGCTGGCTCGATACCGTCGCCAACGTCCGCTTGCACGGCACCACGCAGCGGATCGTCTCGGAAGCCTTCGCCGCCGAGCGGCCCGAGTTGCAGCCCTTGCCGGCTCTGCCCTTCGACGCTCTGCTCACGCTGGAGCGGCGCGTCAGCCACGATGGCCTCGTCTCGATCGGTGGCAACTATTACAGCGTACCGGATCGGACCCGGCGCGTCGTCGAGGTGCATCAGTTGCCCGACACGATCCGCATCCTCGATGGTGGCCGGCTCGTCGCGAGCCATCCGATCCTGGAGGGACGACGGCAGTACCGCATCGACCCCGACCATCGGCAAGGCACGGCCGCTCGGGCCATGCGCCACGGCCATCCCGACAGTCTGCCGATCGGCCGCCATGGCGATCACGTCGCCCGGCGCTCGCTGGCTGTCTACCAGGCAGTCGGCGAACGGCTCGCCGGCGGGATCGGAGGCCAGCGATGA
- the istB gene encoding IS21-like element ISMex13 family helper ATPase IstB: protein MSRTASCAITTLDSIKRSLVGLRMPRALEVLDATVRRIEQGEIDGLAALDVILTEELTLRENRRVKTALLVARLTTIKTLSGFDFAFQPSLDRERVLALAELTFIDRAEVVHLLGPPGTGKSHLAIALAVEAVKAGRSVVFSTLADLVTSLAKAERDGSLRERIRYLCRASLLVVDEIGYLPVVPGGGNLFFQLVNARYERGAMILTSNRGFAEWGEVFGDPVVATALLDRLLHHAVVIQIEGASYRLRQHADLVPEHVRSKALIVPPPAPRRRGRPPGKAASDHTAG, encoded by the coding sequence ATGAGCCGCACCGCATCCTGTGCCATCACGACCCTCGACAGCATCAAGCGCAGCTTGGTCGGCCTGCGCATGCCGCGCGCCCTGGAGGTGCTCGACGCGACGGTCCGGCGCATCGAGCAGGGCGAGATCGACGGCTTGGCCGCCCTCGACGTGATCCTGACCGAGGAACTGACGCTGCGCGAGAACCGCCGCGTGAAGACCGCCCTGCTGGTCGCGCGCCTGACCACGATCAAGACGCTGTCCGGGTTCGACTTTGCCTTCCAGCCCTCGCTCGACCGCGAGCGCGTCCTGGCGCTGGCGGAACTGACCTTCATCGACCGGGCCGAGGTCGTCCATCTGCTCGGACCACCCGGCACCGGCAAGAGCCATCTGGCGATCGCGCTCGCCGTCGAGGCGGTCAAGGCCGGGCGCAGCGTCGTGTTCTCGACGCTGGCCGACCTCGTGACCTCGCTGGCCAAGGCCGAGCGCGACGGCTCCCTGCGCGAGCGCATCCGCTATCTCTGCCGGGCCTCGCTGCTGGTCGTGGACGAGATCGGCTACCTCCCCGTCGTCCCCGGTGGCGGCAACCTGTTCTTCCAACTCGTCAACGCGCGCTACGAGCGCGGGGCGATGATCCTGACTTCGAACCGCGGCTTCGCCGAGTGGGGCGAGGTGTTCGGTGATCCGGTCGTGGCGACAGCCCTGCTCGACCGACTCCTCCACCATGCCGTGGTGATCCAGATCGAGGGGGCGAGCTACCGCCTGCGCCAGCACGCCGACCTCGTCCCCGAGCACGTCCGCTCCAAGGCCCTGATCGTTCCGCCGCCCGCACCCAGGCGTCGCGGTCGTCCACCCGGAAAGGCTGCCTCCGATCACACGGCCGGCTGA